The following are from one region of the Knoellia sp. p5-6-4 genome:
- a CDS encoding HAD-IIA family hydrolase: MALLDPYLAVVCDLDGVVYRGPAPVPHAVAALRDCPVPVLYATNNASRTPETVAEHLVALGLTAAPYAVVTSSQAAARHVAQRLPAGSAVLAVGGEGVLHALLELGLAAVPVRNARGSTATWAAVVQGYGADVSASDLAEAAYAVQAGALWVATNTDRTLPTDRGTAPGNGTLVAAVEAAVGRMPVVVGKPHAPLYLLCAERVHHRPEELLAVGDRLDTDIAGAVETGMDSALVLTGVDSAVSLATAPPSQRPTYLLEDLRGLSTAYTPAERDPDGWWACGRHRRRIVDGRWKVEGEPSERIEALRAAVAAVHEALDAGELLVDVARSLVSDADHRQ, from the coding sequence ATGGCTCTCCTCGACCCCTACCTCGCCGTGGTGTGCGACCTCGACGGCGTCGTCTACCGCGGGCCGGCGCCGGTGCCCCACGCGGTCGCCGCCCTGCGGGACTGCCCGGTCCCCGTCCTCTACGCCACCAACAACGCCTCGCGGACGCCTGAGACGGTCGCCGAGCACCTCGTGGCCCTCGGGCTGACCGCGGCTCCCTACGCGGTCGTGACCAGCTCGCAGGCCGCTGCCCGCCACGTCGCGCAACGGCTGCCCGCGGGCTCGGCCGTGCTGGCCGTCGGTGGCGAGGGCGTGCTGCACGCCCTGCTGGAGCTCGGCCTGGCCGCGGTGCCGGTGCGGAACGCGCGCGGGTCGACCGCGACGTGGGCGGCGGTGGTCCAGGGCTATGGCGCCGACGTGTCGGCGTCCGACCTCGCGGAGGCCGCGTATGCCGTGCAGGCAGGAGCACTGTGGGTGGCCACCAACACCGACCGGACCCTTCCCACCGACCGCGGCACGGCCCCCGGCAACGGGACCCTGGTGGCTGCCGTCGAGGCGGCGGTGGGCAGGATGCCCGTCGTGGTCGGCAAGCCGCACGCGCCCCTCTACCTGCTCTGTGCGGAGCGGGTGCACCACCGGCCGGAGGAGCTGCTCGCGGTCGGAGACCGCCTCGACACCGACATCGCAGGAGCCGTGGAGACCGGCATGGACTCCGCGCTCGTGCTGACCGGGGTCGACTCGGCCGTCTCGCTCGCGACCGCCCCGCCGTCCCAGCGTCCCACGTACCTCCTGGAGGACCTGCGAGGCCTGTCCACGGCATACACGCCGGCGGAGCGCGACCCCGACGGGTGGTGGGCGTGCGGGAGGCACCGCCGCCGCATCGTGGACGGCCGCTGGAAGGTCGAGGGGGAGCCCTCCGAACGCATCGAGGCGCTGCGCGCTGCCGTCGCCGCCGTCCACGAGGCGCTCGACGCCGGAGAGCTCCTGGTCGACGTCGCCCGCTCTCTGGTGTCGGATGCCGACCACCGGCAGTAG
- a CDS encoding copper transporter — protein sequence MIDFRYHLVSIVSIFLALAVGIVLGAGPLKEDIGNTLTSEVNRLREDRTQLRAQLEEADKAAQARDDFTEASNKSLLAGRLQDSTLTVVVLPGADENLVKATTSSLALAGAKIGSTVTVLDSWVDPDKQTFRSTLGDQLAPSVQVPVDEGGNILDDVLARALLTKAGGNGAGSAAALEGLRTGDLIRYTPDDIEAATGAVVIGGPVSGGTAAERTERAEALSSLAGALDAAGSGAVLVAQDAAASDSPQTSVVAVARQDADQAKELSTVDNGAIPMGQASVVFGLLEQFAGNVGQYGLGADATAAFPTLATK from the coding sequence GTGATCGATTTCCGGTACCACCTCGTCTCCATCGTCTCGATCTTCCTGGCCCTGGCCGTGGGGATCGTGCTCGGTGCTGGCCCGCTGAAGGAGGACATCGGCAACACCCTGACCTCCGAGGTCAACCGGCTGCGGGAGGACCGCACCCAGCTGCGGGCCCAGCTCGAGGAGGCCGACAAGGCCGCCCAGGCCCGCGACGACTTCACCGAGGCGAGCAACAAGTCCCTGCTCGCCGGACGGCTCCAGGACAGCACCCTGACCGTCGTGGTGCTGCCCGGCGCCGACGAGAACCTCGTGAAGGCGACGACGAGCAGCCTGGCCCTGGCGGGCGCGAAGATCGGCTCGACGGTGACGGTGCTCGACAGCTGGGTGGACCCGGACAAGCAGACCTTCCGCTCGACCCTGGGCGACCAGCTCGCGCCGAGCGTCCAGGTGCCGGTCGACGAGGGCGGCAACATCCTCGACGACGTGCTGGCCCGGGCCCTGCTCACCAAGGCGGGCGGCAACGGCGCGGGCAGCGCCGCGGCCCTGGAGGGCCTGCGCACCGGCGACCTGATCCGCTACACCCCCGACGACATCGAGGCCGCCACCGGCGCGGTCGTCATCGGCGGCCCGGTGAGCGGTGGCACCGCTGCCGAGCGCACGGAGCGGGCCGAGGCGCTCAGCAGCCTGGCCGGCGCGCTGGACGCCGCCGGCAGCGGGGCCGTCCTCGTGGCGCAGGACGCCGCGGCCAGCGACAGCCCCCAGACCTCGGTCGTGGCGGTGGCACGCCAGGACGCGGACCAGGCCAAGGAGCTGTCCACGGTCGACAACGGGGCGATTCCCATGGGCCAGGCCAGCGTCGTCTTCGGGCTCCTCGAGCAGTTCGCCGGCAACGTGGGCCAGTACGGCCTCGGCGCCGACGCGACGGCCGCGTTCCCGACGCTGGCGACGAAGTAG
- the steA gene encoding putative cytokinetic ring protein SteA, with product MPLKIPRQRAREPESPGVRGTARVDPRTKNLTKRLRPGEIAVIDHQDIDKVSAEALLACRPAAVVNASPSISGRYPNLGPEILVEAGIPLVDNVGKAVMHDLHEGQHVRVDGGEVLVDDTVVARGTAFDLDQVEAAMTEARAGLAVQLEAFAANTMEYLRRERELLIDGVGVPDITTDLDGRHALVVVRGYHYKEDLQTLKHYIREYRPVLIGVDGGADALVEAGLKPDMIVGDMDSVSDSTLRSGAEIVVHAYRDGNAPGLERVRRLGVEPVVFPATGTSEDVAMLLADDKGAELIVAVGTHATLVEFLDKGRSGMASTFLTRLRVGGKLIDAKGVSRLYRSRISNLSLAVMLLVGLSALFAALWATPGGHAFLQVIGARWDDLWSFIVGIFT from the coding sequence ATGCCCTTGAAGATCCCCCGCCAGCGTGCCCGCGAACCGGAGAGCCCCGGTGTCCGCGGCACTGCGCGTGTCGACCCCCGCACGAAGAACCTCACCAAGCGGCTGCGCCCCGGCGAGATCGCCGTCATCGACCACCAGGACATCGACAAGGTCAGTGCCGAGGCCCTGCTGGCCTGCCGGCCGGCGGCGGTGGTCAACGCATCGCCGTCGATCTCGGGGCGCTACCCGAACCTCGGTCCCGAGATCCTGGTCGAGGCGGGCATCCCGCTGGTCGACAACGTCGGCAAAGCCGTCATGCACGACCTGCACGAGGGGCAGCACGTCCGCGTCGACGGGGGCGAGGTCCTGGTCGACGACACCGTGGTGGCCCGTGGCACCGCCTTCGACCTCGATCAGGTCGAGGCCGCCATGACCGAGGCGCGCGCCGGACTCGCCGTGCAGCTCGAGGCGTTCGCAGCCAACACGATGGAGTACCTCCGCCGAGAGCGCGAGCTCCTGATCGACGGCGTCGGCGTGCCCGACATCACCACCGACCTCGACGGCCGGCACGCCCTCGTCGTCGTGCGCGGGTACCACTACAAGGAGGACCTGCAGACCCTCAAGCACTACATCCGCGAGTACCGCCCGGTGCTGATCGGCGTCGACGGCGGCGCCGACGCGCTCGTCGAGGCCGGCCTGAAGCCGGACATGATCGTCGGCGACATGGACTCGGTGTCGGACTCCACGCTGCGCAGCGGGGCCGAGATCGTGGTGCACGCCTACCGGGACGGCAACGCACCGGGCCTGGAGCGGGTGCGCCGCCTCGGCGTGGAGCCGGTCGTCTTCCCGGCCACCGGCACCAGCGAGGACGTCGCGATGCTACTGGCCGACGACAAGGGCGCTGAGCTGATCGTGGCGGTGGGCACGCACGCCACCCTGGTCGAGTTCCTAGACAAGGGCCGCTCCGGCATGGCGAGCACGTTCCTGACCCGGCTGCGGGTCGGCGGCAAGCTCATCGACGCCAAGGGTGTCAGCCGCCTGTACCGCTCGCGGATCTCCAACCTGTCCCTGGCCGTCATGCTGCTCGTCGGCCTGTCGGCGCTGTTCGCCGCCCTGTGGGCGACCCCGGGTGGGCACGCCTTCCTGCAGGTCATCGGCGCCCGGTGGGACGACCTCTGGTCCTTCATCGTAGGAATCTTCACGTGA
- a CDS encoding NAD kinase has translation MSPAERRRILLVAHPRRKEAHDLAAGVVQRLHDAGMEVVVLPDEAAAVDLVGSPNVTLADPDSPAVDCELVCVLGGDGTILRGAEMARGTGAPLLGVNLGHVGFLAESEREDLDATVERIVSRDYTVEERMTLEVTVRHDGDLVYSNWALNEASVEKAARERMIELTVEIDGRPLSTWGCDGVVMATPTGSTAYAFSAGGPVVWPDVEAMLLVPISAHALFARPMVVGPNSHLALEVVPSTEGTGVLWCDGRRAVDLPPGARIEVVRSETPVRLARLTSSPFTDRLVAKFALSIHGWRGAARAAAGAAGG, from the coding sequence GTGAGCCCAGCCGAGCGCCGCCGCATCCTGCTCGTCGCCCACCCGCGACGCAAGGAGGCCCACGACCTCGCGGCCGGGGTGGTGCAACGCCTGCACGACGCGGGCATGGAGGTGGTGGTGCTGCCCGACGAGGCCGCCGCCGTCGACCTCGTGGGGAGCCCGAACGTCACTCTGGCCGACCCCGACAGCCCCGCCGTCGACTGCGAGCTGGTGTGTGTGCTCGGAGGGGACGGGACGATCCTGCGCGGTGCCGAGATGGCACGTGGCACGGGTGCGCCGCTGCTCGGGGTCAACCTCGGGCACGTCGGCTTCCTGGCCGAGTCCGAGCGGGAGGACCTCGACGCCACGGTGGAGCGCATCGTCTCGCGGGACTACACCGTCGAGGAGCGCATGACCCTCGAGGTCACGGTGCGCCACGACGGCGACCTCGTCTACTCCAACTGGGCGCTCAACGAGGCGTCGGTGGAGAAGGCTGCCCGGGAGCGGATGATCGAGCTGACGGTCGAGATCGACGGCCGGCCGTTGTCCACCTGGGGTTGCGACGGGGTGGTGATGGCCACGCCGACCGGCTCGACCGCCTACGCGTTCTCGGCCGGGGGGCCCGTGGTCTGGCCGGATGTCGAGGCCATGCTGCTGGTGCCCATCAGCGCCCACGCCCTGTTCGCCCGCCCCATGGTGGTGGGGCCCAACAGCCACCTCGCGCTCGAGGTCGTCCCCTCGACCGAGGGCACGGGAGTCCTGTGGTGCGACGGGCGCCGGGCCGTGGACCTGCCGCCGGGCGCGCGCATCGAGGTGGTCCGGTCCGAGACCCCCGTGCGCCTCGCGCGGCTCACCTCGTCGCCGTTCACCGATCGCCTCGTCGCCAAGTTCGCGCTGTCGATCCACGGCTGGCGGGGCGCGGCACGTGCCGCCGCGGGGGCCGCCGGGGGCTGA
- the recN gene encoding DNA repair protein RecN, with protein MLQEIRIQNLGVIDDAVLELHPGLNVVSGETGAGKTMVVSGLGLLLGARADAGLVRAGARAAAVEGVVDLPADHAAARRAAEAGADTDEGLVLLRTVSAEGRSRAHVGGRTAPVGVLSEIGEHLVAVHGQADQWRLRQPDQHRALLDQYAGEPVAEALARYQELYDEHERVRRELAELTEAARDRAREVEILQVGLEQIEALDPQPGEDSELRVEDERLSHAEGLRAGAETARALLAGAEEEYAAQEAPNVIGAIADARAALGGLVEHDPALRELDRRLADLGYLAADLGADLTGYVSDIELDPARLAWVQQRRADLGGLMRKYGDNVDEVLEWGRRAAARLDVLLNAEDALAGLGARLEALRADLAEAATTLTNARRRAATGLAEAVTGELAHLAMGKAVVEVGVTDRPAPDGLLLAGRDEPVRFTRQGVDDVEILLAANPGAPARSVAKAASGGELSRVMLALEVVTGARGSGEVPTFVFDEVDAGVGGRAALDIGARLAALARHAQVIVVTHLAQVAAFADRHLVVTKSSDGHVTSSGVAAVEGDARLRELARMMAGVDSDTAVEHAGELLAQAGERREAAATA; from the coding sequence GTGCTGCAGGAGATCCGCATCCAGAACCTCGGCGTCATCGACGACGCCGTCCTGGAGCTGCACCCCGGACTCAACGTCGTCAGCGGCGAGACCGGCGCCGGCAAGACCATGGTCGTCTCCGGCCTGGGGCTGCTGCTCGGGGCCCGCGCCGATGCCGGGCTGGTCCGTGCCGGCGCCCGTGCCGCGGCGGTCGAGGGCGTCGTCGACCTGCCCGCCGACCACGCGGCCGCCCGGCGAGCAGCCGAGGCGGGGGCCGACACCGACGAGGGGTTGGTGCTGCTGCGCACGGTGTCCGCCGAGGGCCGCTCGCGGGCCCACGTCGGTGGCCGCACCGCGCCGGTGGGGGTGCTGTCCGAGATCGGCGAGCACCTGGTGGCGGTGCACGGCCAGGCCGACCAGTGGCGGCTGCGCCAGCCCGACCAGCACCGCGCCCTGCTCGACCAGTACGCCGGGGAACCGGTCGCCGAGGCGCTGGCCCGCTACCAGGAGCTGTACGACGAGCACGAGCGCGTGCGCCGCGAGCTGGCCGAGCTGACCGAGGCGGCGCGTGACCGGGCCCGCGAGGTCGAGATCCTCCAGGTCGGGCTCGAGCAGATCGAGGCGCTCGACCCCCAGCCGGGCGAGGACTCCGAGCTGCGCGTCGAGGACGAGCGGCTCAGCCACGCCGAAGGCCTGCGGGCCGGGGCAGAGACGGCTCGCGCGCTGCTCGCCGGGGCCGAGGAGGAGTATGCCGCCCAGGAGGCCCCGAACGTCATCGGCGCCATCGCCGACGCCCGGGCCGCGCTGGGCGGCCTCGTCGAGCACGACCCCGCGCTGCGCGAGCTCGACCGGCGCCTCGCCGACCTCGGCTACCTCGCCGCCGACCTCGGGGCGGACCTCACCGGCTACGTCTCCGACATCGAGCTCGACCCCGCCCGCCTGGCCTGGGTGCAGCAGCGCCGGGCCGACCTCGGCGGGCTGATGCGCAAGTACGGCGACAACGTCGACGAGGTGCTCGAGTGGGGACGCCGGGCGGCGGCCCGGCTCGACGTGCTGCTGAACGCCGAGGACGCCCTCGCCGGGCTCGGCGCCCGGCTGGAGGCCCTCCGGGCCGACCTTGCCGAGGCGGCCACCACGCTGACGAACGCCCGACGCAGGGCCGCCACCGGTCTCGCCGAGGCGGTCACGGGCGAGCTGGCCCACCTCGCGATGGGCAAGGCGGTGGTGGAGGTGGGCGTCACTGACCGGCCTGCCCCGGACGGCCTGCTGCTGGCGGGTCGCGACGAGCCGGTCCGCTTCACCCGCCAAGGCGTCGACGACGTCGAGATCCTGCTGGCCGCGAACCCGGGCGCCCCGGCACGGTCGGTCGCCAAGGCCGCGTCCGGTGGTGAGCTGTCGCGGGTCATGCTCGCCCTCGAGGTGGTGACCGGGGCCCGTGGCTCGGGCGAGGTGCCGACCTTCGTCTTCGACGAGGTCGACGCGGGCGTCGGCGGACGGGCCGCGCTGGACATCGGCGCCCGCCTGGCCGCGCTGGCACGGCATGCCCAGGTGATCGTGGTCACGCACCTGGCCCAGGTCGCGGCCTTCGCCGACCGCCACCTCGTGGTCACCAAGAGCAGCGACGGCCATGTCACCTCCAGCGGCGTCGCCGCTGTCGAGGGCGACGCCCGGCTGCGCGAGCTCGCCCGGATGATGGCCGGCGTCGACAGCGACACGGCGGTCGAGCACGCGGGCGAGCTGCTGGCCCAGGCCGGCGAGCGGCGTGAGGCGGCGGCCACCGCTTAG
- a CDS encoding TlyA family RNA methyltransferase, translating to MSGTSRLDAELVRRGLARSRGHARELIDAGLVDVTGRPATKPAAPVAAGDEVVVRDAGPTWVSRAAHKLVGAVELFGPLGLVVAGRRCLDVGASTGGFTQVLLHHGAAHVVALDVGRDQLVPVVRDDPRVTERSQTTVRGLTADDIGGAVDLLVADLSFISLTLVLDTFRGLLRDDGDAVVLVKPQFEVGRTRLGKGGVVRTQGDRAWAITEVARAAVAAGLPPRALAASPIHGGEGNAEYLLWLTPRAGESMGWEALVSTADQVTLKGV from the coding sequence GTGAGCGGCACGAGCCGCCTCGACGCCGAGCTGGTGCGTCGCGGCCTGGCCCGCTCGCGCGGCCACGCCCGTGAGCTCATCGACGCCGGTCTGGTCGACGTCACCGGCCGTCCCGCCACCAAGCCCGCCGCGCCGGTCGCGGCGGGCGACGAGGTGGTCGTCCGTGACGCCGGGCCCACCTGGGTGAGCCGGGCGGCCCACAAGCTCGTGGGCGCGGTCGAGCTGTTCGGCCCGCTGGGGCTGGTCGTCGCTGGGAGGCGCTGCCTCGACGTCGGAGCCTCGACCGGAGGGTTCACGCAGGTGCTGCTGCACCACGGCGCCGCCCACGTGGTGGCCCTCGACGTCGGCCGTGACCAGCTCGTCCCGGTCGTGCGGGACGACCCGAGGGTGACCGAGCGCTCCCAGACGACCGTGCGGGGGCTGACGGCCGACGACATCGGGGGAGCCGTTGACCTGCTCGTGGCCGACCTGAGCTTCATCTCGCTCACCCTCGTCCTCGACACCTTCCGTGGCCTGCTGCGCGACGACGGGGACGCCGTCGTGCTGGTCAAGCCGCAGTTCGAGGTCGGTCGCACCAGGCTCGGCAAGGGCGGGGTCGTGCGCACCCAGGGGGACCGCGCGTGGGCCATCACCGAGGTCGCCCGCGCCGCCGTCGCGGCCGGGTTGCCTCCCCGCGCCCTGGCGGCCAGCCCGATCCACGGTGGCGAGGGCAACGCGGAGTACCTCCTGTGGCTGACCCCTCGTGCAGGCGAGTCCATGGGATGGGAGGCTCTGGTCAGCACCGCCGACCAGGTGACCCTGAAGGGAGTCTGA